Proteins from one Flavobacterium branchiarum genomic window:
- a CDS encoding OmpA family protein, which produces MKEPADDIEKVVIVKETVIEIVPFVINGDGIDYRSSDNIKFLKNSASVILPVKDSVTIGIEKLKTFLSGNPKQKVTITGYATTEEKNTTTYPNLGLARANDVKNFFVSKGLPAGNFDTKGEIIDKWKTNADTLIGPVSFQINTTTDTTATKTAGEDFTALKAKINADPLVLHFNTNKSNDNLNNAERQKIKDITHYILNVGDGTLLVVGHSDNVGKRESNIVLGQKRADFTKNYLSKNGIDGSKIETQSKGPDEPVSDNSTPEGKANNRRTVVTIK; this is translated from the coding sequence ATGAAAGAACCTGCAGACGATATCGAAAAAGTTGTTATTGTAAAAGAAACCGTCATCGAGATTGTTCCTTTTGTAATTAATGGTGATGGTATTGACTACCGCAGTAGCGACAATATCAAATTCCTGAAGAACAGTGCTTCAGTTATCCTGCCTGTAAAAGATTCTGTTACAATTGGCATTGAGAAACTAAAAACGTTCTTAAGTGGCAATCCTAAACAGAAAGTAACCATTACCGGCTATGCGACAACTGAGGAAAAAAACACTACAACTTATCCTAATCTTGGATTAGCGAGAGCAAATGACGTTAAGAACTTTTTTGTATCAAAAGGTTTACCAGCTGGAAATTTCGACACCAAAGGAGAAATAATCGATAAATGGAAGACAAATGCAGATACACTTATAGGACCTGTTTCATTCCAAATAAACACTACAACTGATACCACAGCAACCAAGACAGCTGGTGAGGATTTTACAGCTTTAAAAGCTAAAATAAATGCAGATCCTTTGGTATTGCATTTTAATACCAATAAATCCAATGACAATCTAAACAATGCAGAACGTCAGAAGATTAAAGACATTACTCATTATATTCTTAATGTAGGTGACGGAACCTTATTGGTTGTTGGACATTCTGATAATGTTGGAAAACGAGAATCAAATATTGTTTTAGGTCAAAAACGTGCTGATTTTACTAAGAACTATTTATCTAAAAATGGTATTGATGGCAGTAAAATCGAAACTCAATCAAAAGGCCCTGATGAACCTGTAAGTGATAATTCAACTCCAGAGGGCAAAGCAAACAATCGTAGAACTGTAGTTACAATAAAATAA
- a CDS encoding o-succinylbenzoate synthase codes for MKATYHKYILDFKRPSGTSRGVMNEKETWFIIIEENNKKGIGECGILRGLSADDRDDYEEKLQWACDNIDLGETALWEALLAFPSIQFGIEMAFQSLHSENPFLLFPSSFTTGEKSITINGLVWMGEPAFMKQQIEEKLATGFRCIKLKIGAIDFEKELELLGFIRSHFSPEQVEIRVDANGAFSLDSALDKLSQLNKYKLHSIEQPIKQKNIKAMADLCQTTPFSIALDEELIGVFTLEEKEKILQEIKPQYIILKPSFIGGFRGTQEWISLADKYSIGWWITSALESNIGLNAIAQWTFLQNSTMPQGLGTGGLYTNNFDCPLEVNQGQLWYNPDLNWAIDLDSL; via the coding sequence TTGAAAGCTACCTATCATAAATATATACTCGATTTCAAACGCCCATCAGGAACTTCACGAGGCGTAATGAACGAAAAAGAAACTTGGTTTATTATAATCGAAGAAAATAATAAAAAAGGGATAGGTGAGTGTGGAATTCTTAGAGGATTAAGCGCAGATGATCGCGATGATTACGAAGAAAAACTACAATGGGCGTGTGATAATATAGATCTTGGAGAAACAGCCCTCTGGGAAGCTTTATTAGCGTTTCCTTCAATACAATTTGGTATAGAAATGGCTTTCCAATCTTTGCATAGTGAAAATCCATTTTTACTATTTCCTTCAAGTTTTACAACAGGAGAGAAATCTATAACAATAAATGGCTTGGTTTGGATGGGAGAACCTGCCTTTATGAAGCAACAAATAGAAGAGAAACTAGCTACTGGTTTTCGATGTATAAAACTTAAAATTGGTGCTATCGATTTTGAAAAAGAATTGGAATTATTGGGTTTCATTCGCAGTCATTTTAGCCCAGAACAAGTCGAAATAAGAGTAGATGCCAATGGGGCTTTTAGTTTAGATTCAGCTTTAGATAAGTTAAGTCAACTGAATAAATATAAATTACATAGCATAGAACAACCTATTAAGCAAAAGAATATTAAAGCTATGGCTGATTTATGTCAAACGACCCCATTTTCGATAGCATTAGACGAAGAGCTTATTGGAGTGTTCACATTAGAAGAAAAAGAAAAAATACTACAAGAGATAAAACCACAATATATCATTTTAAAACCTAGCTTTATAGGAGGTTTTAGGGGGACACAAGAGTGGATTTCATTGGCAGATAAGTATAGTATCGGTTGGTGGATTACATCAGCTTTAGAAAGCAATATTGGACTTAATGCAATTGCACAGTGGACTTTTTTACAAAATAGTACCATGCCACAAGGATTAGGAACAGGAGGATTATATACTAATAATTTTGATTGCCCACTAGAAGTTAATCAAGGGCAATTATGGTACAATCCAGATTTAAACTGGGCAATTGATTTAGATAGCTTATAA
- a CDS encoding tetratricopeptide repeat protein: MKSRNLVLVLLISSFYSAFAQKEGYWDKERSTTKEIIVPARDRIIISTEELPLGTTEVVYRITLLDENQQLTSSLVSVLKSIPDPTGISQGSAGAVFLMSKISGDDKCKYALFTDQATAKSYLQSGKTDKACFAQEEPLSKDAKRLSVDKSSCLQPNVNTIWFGFESKNWLLKQKVVLEVVPWVDTKLSRGWNKENKKEIISQCKTSNLAQKMANSDDFCVCILEKIQKQYRYNEFGKLLAMEKIKAYKDYGSTCYSDTNISKNIYSDLRSQATKLIKSQKYGEAIALLNTIIADKKATALDYSSIGYCYIVTKQYGKAIKFLKEGEKLDETELQLKLNLAHAYLVNDNYKEAKAIYKKYQTQNVTDSLSWVQKVKLDFAVFKKANLPSENFDRVLALFN, translated from the coding sequence ATGAAATCTAGAAATCTAGTTTTAGTACTTTTAATAAGCTCATTTTATTCCGCTTTTGCACAAAAAGAAGGATATTGGGATAAAGAACGATCAACCACCAAAGAAATAATCGTTCCTGCTCGCGACAGAATAATCATTTCAACCGAAGAGCTGCCATTAGGAACAACCGAAGTGGTCTATAGAATCACGCTATTGGATGAAAACCAACAATTGACAAGTAGTTTAGTATCGGTGTTAAAATCGATTCCAGATCCTACAGGAATCAGTCAAGGTTCAGCAGGAGCAGTATTTTTAATGTCAAAAATATCAGGTGATGATAAATGTAAATATGCACTTTTTACCGATCAGGCAACAGCCAAAAGCTATCTTCAAAGTGGTAAAACAGACAAAGCATGTTTTGCACAAGAAGAGCCATTAAGTAAAGACGCAAAGCGCTTGTCAGTTGATAAATCAAGCTGTTTACAACCAAATGTAAATACAATTTGGTTTGGATTTGAAAGCAAGAATTGGCTTTTAAAGCAAAAAGTTGTGCTAGAAGTTGTGCCTTGGGTTGATACAAAGTTAAGCCGTGGTTGGAATAAGGAGAATAAAAAAGAAATTATCAGCCAATGTAAAACTTCAAATTTGGCTCAGAAAATGGCAAATTCAGATGACTTCTGTGTTTGTATTCTCGAAAAAATCCAAAAACAATATCGCTATAATGAATTCGGTAAACTATTGGCAATGGAAAAAATTAAAGCCTATAAAGATTACGGAAGCACCTGTTACAGCGATACTAATATTTCAAAAAACATCTATAGTGATTTAAGAAGTCAAGCAACTAAACTCATTAAAAGCCAGAAGTATGGCGAAGCAATAGCTTTGCTTAATACAATAATTGCAGATAAAAAAGCAACTGCGCTAGATTATAGTTCGATTGGATATTGTTACATCGTTACTAAGCAATACGGGAAAGCAATAAAGTTCTTAAAAGAAGGAGAGAAACTAGATGAAACAGAGTTGCAGTTAAAACTTAATTTAGCTCATGCTTATTTGGTAAATGATAATTATAAAGAGGCAAAAGCGATTTATAAAAAATACCAAACGCAAAACGTAACAGATAGTTTAAGCTGGGTTCAAAAAGTAAAACTTGATTTTGCAGTTTTTAAGAAAGCAAATCTACCTTCAGAAAATTTCGATAGAGTTTTAGCTCTATTTAATTAA
- a CDS encoding S41 family peptidase, which translates to MNFRKVLLFVLIIVSYNSYAQKCSCEDNFYWLKKTFEENDAGFQYVIDKKGAVEYKNHSDFFIKKVKDIKDLSECREVLFDWLLFFRPSHLSLSINQENIKKPDFKTNSVAKPNWEKVEIKEDELKNYLAKVPQPSFEGIWVSGAYTIGVVKKNNDYIGYILDSKGTNWKQYQVKFRIKDNLDKTYSAVYYMGDYSAQEFNEVKLIGYNFLNIGFISLKRIFPDNLSDNQLISDYVESQTAQKPYFKKISDKTVLLRIPTFHYSHKKDIDSILLANKKLILSKENLIIDLRNNGGGSDASFQGIIPYLYTNPIRTVGVEYLSTEYNNKRMTDFIQDPDWSDKEKEWAKKGLEKLNANIGKFVNLEDNSVGESKLDSIYNNPKNVAIIINEKNASTAEEFLLIAKQSKKVKLFGTTTEGVLDISNMYSIDSPCKDLKLGYSLTKSLRIPDMQIDGKGIQPDYYIDKTIPDYDWIKFTENILNK; encoded by the coding sequence ATGAATTTTAGAAAAGTACTTTTGTTTGTTTTGATTATTGTTTCGTATAACTCCTATGCTCAAAAATGTTCTTGTGAAGATAACTTTTACTGGCTAAAGAAAACATTTGAAGAAAATGATGCCGGTTTCCAGTATGTTATAGATAAAAAAGGTGCGGTTGAATATAAAAACCACAGCGATTTTTTCATTAAAAAAGTAAAAGATATAAAAGACTTAAGCGAATGTCGGGAAGTACTTTTTGATTGGTTGCTTTTTTTTAGACCCAGTCACTTATCTCTATCCATAAATCAGGAAAATATCAAGAAACCTGATTTCAAAACCAATTCAGTAGCCAAGCCAAATTGGGAAAAAGTAGAAATAAAAGAAGATGAATTAAAGAATTATTTAGCTAAAGTTCCACAGCCAAGTTTTGAAGGAATATGGGTTTCTGGTGCATACACTATTGGAGTTGTTAAAAAAAATAACGATTATATAGGGTATATTTTAGACTCAAAAGGAACAAATTGGAAACAATATCAGGTAAAATTCAGGATTAAAGATAATTTAGATAAAACATATAGTGCAGTGTATTATATGGGTGATTATTCGGCTCAGGAATTTAATGAAGTTAAGCTTATAGGTTATAATTTTTTAAATATCGGTTTTATCTCCTTAAAAAGAATCTTCCCAGATAATTTAAGCGATAATCAGTTGATAAGCGATTATGTAGAATCACAAACAGCTCAAAAACCATACTTCAAAAAAATTTCAGATAAAACTGTTCTATTGCGAATCCCAACATTTCATTATTCTCATAAAAAAGATATCGACAGCATACTTTTAGCAAATAAAAAATTAATTCTTTCAAAAGAGAATTTAATAATTGATTTAAGAAATAATGGTGGTGGTTCTGATGCTAGTTTTCAAGGAATAATTCCGTATTTATATACAAATCCTATTAGAACAGTTGGTGTTGAATATTTGTCAACTGAGTATAATAACAAGCGTATGACAGATTTCATACAAGATCCGGATTGGTCAGATAAAGAGAAGGAATGGGCAAAGAAAGGATTAGAAAAACTGAATGCTAACATTGGCAAGTTTGTCAATTTGGAGGATAATTCAGTTGGAGAAAGTAAATTAGATAGCATTTACAATAATCCAAAGAATGTTGCAATCATCATTAATGAAAAGAATGCAAGTACAGCGGAAGAATTTTTATTGATAGCAAAACAAAGTAAAAAAGTAAAGCTTTTTGGAACGACAACAGAAGGAGTGTTAGATATATCTAATATGTATTCTATCGATTCTCCCTGTAAAGATTTAAAGCTCGGTTACTCTCTCACTAAAAGTCTTAGAATCCCTGATATGCAAATTGATGGAAAAGGTATTCAACCGGATTATTACATCGATAAAACTATTCCAGATTATGATTGGATTAAATTTACAGAAAACATATTAAATAAGTAA
- a CDS encoding metal-dependent hydrolase: MKITFYGHASLGIEVGGKHILVDPFISANPLASHIDITTLKADYILLTHAHGDHILDVEAIAKRTGAVIVSNAEIADYYAKRELNAHPMNHGGNWKFDFGKVKYVNAIHSSSFPDGSNGGNPGGFVIEGEHKNIYIAGDTALTMDMKLIPMRTKLDLAILPIGDNFTMDVEDAIIASDFIECDKILGYHFDTFGYIKINHDEAIRKFFDKGKDLMLLEIGDSIEL; the protein is encoded by the coding sequence ATGAAAATTACATTTTACGGACATGCGTCACTAGGAATTGAAGTTGGAGGAAAGCACATATTGGTGGACCCTTTTATTTCGGCAAATCCATTGGCATCACATATCGACATTACTACATTAAAAGCCGATTATATTTTACTAACGCATGCGCACGGCGATCATATTCTAGATGTCGAGGCTATAGCTAAGCGTACAGGAGCGGTAATCGTTTCTAACGCTGAAATTGCTGATTATTATGCAAAAAGAGAGTTAAACGCACACCCAATGAATCACGGTGGAAACTGGAAATTTGATTTCGGAAAAGTAAAATATGTAAATGCAATACACTCAAGTTCATTTCCAGATGGTAGTAACGGAGGAAACCCAGGAGGATTTGTAATCGAAGGCGAGCATAAAAACATTTACATAGCAGGTGATACTGCACTTACAATGGATATGAAGTTAATTCCAATGCGAACTAAGCTAGATTTAGCTATTTTGCCAATAGGAGATAACTTTACAATGGATGTTGAAGATGCAATTATAGCTTCAGATTTTATCGAGTGTGATAAAATTCTAGGTTATCATTTTGATACATTCGGATATATTAAAATCAATCATGACGAAGCAATTCGTAAGTTCTTCGATAAAGGAAAAGATTTAATGCTTCTTGAAATAGGAGATTCAATCGAGTTATAG
- the menA gene encoding 1,4-dihydroxy-2-naphthoate octaprenyltransferase: protein MKHWIEAARLRTLPLSVSGIIVGSMYALANPTENVYTPTEVFNWKIFGFALLTTLGLQVLSNFANDYGDGVKGTDNEDRVGPKRAIQSGVITPQTMKKAIVITSILTLLSAITLIYFAFGETNFVYSIFFLLLGIAAIVSAIRYTVGNSAYGYKGFGDLFVFVFFGLVSTLGVNFLYSKEVDPLLILPAIAIGLLSVGVLNLNNMRDEASDKKSGKNTLVVKMGGQSAKKYHYFLIIGAMVSVVVFAILSDYHFDQYLFLLAYIPLTKHLIVVSNNKEPKLLDPELKRVALSTFLLSVLLSLCMISLISDIFVNLFMGGR, encoded by the coding sequence ATGAAACATTGGATTGAAGCCGCTAGATTAAGAACATTACCTTTATCAGTCTCAGGGATTATTGTCGGTAGTATGTATGCTTTGGCAAATCCCACAGAAAACGTTTATACGCCTACAGAAGTTTTTAATTGGAAAATCTTTGGTTTTGCGCTATTAACAACGCTAGGATTACAGGTTTTATCCAATTTTGCCAATGATTACGGAGATGGAGTAAAAGGAACCGATAATGAAGACAGAGTAGGGCCTAAACGCGCCATACAAAGTGGTGTAATAACGCCACAAACCATGAAAAAGGCTATTGTAATCACTTCGATATTAACTTTATTGTCAGCAATAACATTGATTTATTTTGCTTTTGGCGAAACAAATTTTGTGTATTCAATCTTTTTCTTATTGTTAGGAATTGCAGCAATTGTTTCTGCAATTCGTTATACAGTAGGGAATTCTGCTTATGGCTATAAAGGATTTGGAGATCTATTTGTATTTGTATTCTTTGGATTAGTAAGTACGTTAGGAGTAAACTTTTTATATTCAAAAGAAGTAGATCCTCTTTTGATTCTGCCAGCAATCGCAATAGGACTATTGAGTGTAGGGGTTTTGAATCTAAACAATATGCGTGACGAAGCTTCAGATAAAAAATCAGGTAAGAATACACTTGTGGTAAAAATGGGAGGTCAGTCTGCTAAAAAATACCATTATTTCTTAATTATTGGAGCAATGGTATCGGTAGTGGTATTTGCTATTTTAAGCGATTATCATTTTGATCAATACTTGTTTTTATTAGCATATATACCTTTAACAAAGCATTTAATTGTTGTTTCTAATAACAAAGAGCCTAAGCTATTAGATCCAGAATTAAAAAGAGTGGCACTAAGTACATTTTTACTATCAGTATTATTGTCTTTGTGTATGATTTCATTAATCTCAGACATTTTCGTTAACCTCTTCATGGGAGGTAGATAA
- a CDS encoding 1,4-dihydroxy-2-naphthoyl-CoA synthase, whose amino-acid sequence MDWITVREFEDITYKKCNGVARIAFNRPNVRNAFRPKTTSELYQAFYDAQEDTSIGVVLLSAEGPSTKDGVYSFCSGGDQNARGHQGYVGEDGQHRLNILEVQRLIRFMPKVVIAVVPGWAVGGGHSLHVVCDMTLASKEHAIFKQTDADVTSFDGGYGSAYLAKMVGQKKAREIFFLGRNYSAQEAMDMGMVNAVIPHDELEDTAYEWAQEILQKSPTSIKMLKFAMNLTDDGMVGQQVFAGEATRLAYMTEEAKEGRNAFLEKRKPNFGDNKWLP is encoded by the coding sequence ATGGATTGGATTACTGTCAGAGAATTTGAAGATATAACCTATAAGAAATGTAATGGAGTTGCAAGAATAGCTTTTAATAGACCTAATGTACGCAACGCATTTCGCCCAAAAACAACATCAGAATTATACCAAGCATTCTACGACGCACAAGAAGATACTTCGATAGGTGTTGTTTTATTGTCTGCCGAAGGACCTTCGACTAAAGACGGAGTCTATTCTTTTTGTAGTGGAGGAGATCAAAATGCAAGAGGACATCAAGGATATGTAGGTGAAGATGGGCAACACCGTTTAAATATTCTTGAGGTACAACGTTTAATTCGTTTTATGCCAAAAGTGGTTATTGCAGTAGTACCAGGATGGGCTGTTGGTGGAGGACATAGTTTACATGTTGTCTGCGATATGACATTAGCAAGTAAAGAACATGCTATTTTTAAGCAAACAGATGCCGATGTTACTAGTTTTGACGGAGGATATGGATCTGCTTATTTAGCTAAAATGGTTGGACAGAAAAAAGCACGTGAAATTTTCTTCTTAGGACGCAATTACTCTGCTCAAGAAGCAATGGATATGGGAATGGTAAATGCAGTAATTCCTCATGACGAACTTGAAGATACTGCTTATGAATGGGCACAAGAAATATTGCAAAAATCTCCAACATCAATTAAAATGCTAAAATTCGCTATGAATCTTACAGATGACGGTATGGTTGGACAACAAGTTTTTGCAGGAGAAGCAACTCGCTTAGCTTACATGACCGAAGAAGCAAAAGAAGGTAGAAATGCTTTTCTAGAAAAAAGAAAGCCTAATTTTGGCGATAACAAATGGTTACCGTAA
- a CDS encoding CvfB family protein produces the protein MIEIGKYNTLTILRDTKVGLFLGNPEKDPEGIHDILLPNKYVPNEFEIGEELIVFVYLDHEERPVATTLEPYILLNEFALLRVNYINQVGAFMDWGMEKDILVPYKEQARPMEKGKRYLVYLYMDEKTNRLVASSKTNQFLNNDNLTVEKGEEVDLIVSHITEIGINVIINEKHKGLLYKDEVYDDSIRTGDRMRGYIKNIRPDNKIDVSLQVQGYESIEPNADKILDELRASRGFLRLTDNSHPEDIKTVLKMSKKTFKKAIGALYREKLIEIKEDGIYLVKE, from the coding sequence ATGATTGAAATAGGAAAATACAATACACTAACTATATTACGTGATACCAAAGTTGGATTGTTTTTGGGTAACCCAGAAAAAGATCCTGAAGGAATACACGACATACTATTACCAAACAAATATGTTCCAAATGAATTTGAAATAGGCGAGGAGCTTATTGTTTTTGTTTATTTAGACCATGAAGAACGTCCGGTTGCTACAACGTTAGAGCCTTATATTTTATTGAATGAGTTTGCTCTTTTGCGCGTAAACTACATCAATCAAGTAGGAGCTTTTATGGACTGGGGAATGGAAAAAGATATACTTGTTCCTTATAAAGAACAAGCGCGCCCTATGGAAAAAGGAAAGCGTTATTTGGTGTATTTATACATGGATGAAAAAACCAATCGTTTGGTAGCTTCTAGTAAAACAAACCAATTTTTAAACAATGATAACCTAACGGTTGAAAAAGGAGAAGAGGTAGATTTAATTGTTTCGCATATCACCGAAATAGGAATCAACGTCATCATCAATGAAAAACATAAAGGATTGTTGTATAAAGATGAAGTTTATGATGATTCTATTCGTACAGGAGATCGTATGCGTGGTTATATTAAAAACATACGTCCAGACAATAAAATAGACGTTTCATTGCAAGTACAAGGATACGAAAGTATCGAGCCAAATGCTGATAAGATTTTGGATGAATTAAGAGCAAGTCGTGGTTTTTTAAGACTTACAGATAATTCGCATCCAGAAGACATTAAAACAGTGCTTAAAATGAGTAAGAAAACATTCAAAAAAGCTATTGGTGCACTTTATAGAGAAAAACTAATCGAGATTAAAGAAGACGGAATCTACTTAGTTAAAGAATAA
- a CDS encoding DUF2853 family protein, with protein sequence MSARDELIVKYAADLKDKCGVIPDMDLLTKVTIGCGPSIYNADAATVAGTQKSELDTVKNNFLIKKLGLPDTPALDAGIEAVLDKYGRSNKNKYRVVVYYLLTLHFKKESVYK encoded by the coding sequence ATGAGTGCAAGAGACGAATTAATTGTAAAGTATGCTGCTGATTTAAAAGACAAATGTGGTGTAATTCCAGATATGGATTTATTAACAAAAGTGACTATTGGTTGTGGACCGTCAATATACAATGCAGACGCAGCTACGGTTGCAGGAACGCAAAAATCGGAATTAGATACAGTAAAGAATAATTTTTTGATTAAGAAATTAGGCTTGCCTGATACTCCAGCTTTAGATGCTGGAATTGAAGCAGTATTAGATAAATATGGACGATCAAACAAGAATAAATACAGAGTAGTTGTTTATTATTTGTTAACGCTACACTTTAAAAAAGAAAGTGTTTACAAATAG
- the menD gene encoding 2-succinyl-5-enolpyruvyl-6-hydroxy-3-cyclohexene-1-carboxylic-acid synthase gives MIYPKIPLAQSIIQICLEKGITNIIISPGSRNAPLTIGFVSNPAFQCYSIADERCAAFFALGIAQQTKQPTALVCTSGSALLNYYPAFAEAFYSQIPLIVISADRPQSKIDIGDGQTIRQENVYSNHSLYNANLHEDVSLENDKKINEAIDTARAQKGPVHINAPFEEPLYETVSELAVSPIINTYVKENQPETISDLASMVADWNKSTRKMVLVGVNEPNTINHEIIERLANEESVVVLTETTSNLHHPNFVNRIDTLITPFTPTDFDDFQPEILITFGGMIVSKRIKAFLRKYKPKQHWHIDMLRAYDTFGASPNHIKTKPNNFFEAFLPQTKSIESDYFSKIENTINLRKGKAQEYLAKIPFSDFKVFEKVIESLPKNFQLQISNSSAIRYAQLIDIDSSIEVFCNRGTSGIDGSTSTAIGAAVGNSKPAVFITGDISFLYDSNALWNSYIPNDFKIIIVNNGGGGIFRILPGHQEQPVFNTFFETSHHLTAEHMAGMFKMNYIKADDESSLQLGLESLYNTEGSPAILEIFTPTIENDKILLQFFKELI, from the coding sequence ATGATTTACCCCAAAATACCACTTGCACAGAGTATCATTCAAATTTGTTTAGAAAAAGGAATTACCAATATCATAATATCTCCGGGATCACGAAATGCCCCTTTAACCATAGGATTTGTTAGTAACCCAGCATTTCAATGTTACAGTATTGCAGACGAAAGATGTGCTGCATTTTTTGCATTAGGAATAGCACAGCAAACCAAGCAACCAACAGCTTTAGTTTGTACTTCGGGCTCAGCATTACTAAATTATTATCCTGCTTTTGCAGAGGCATTTTATAGTCAGATTCCACTAATTGTAATCTCAGCCGATCGTCCACAAAGTAAAATAGATATAGGTGATGGACAAACCATTCGTCAGGAAAATGTATATAGCAATCATTCTTTGTATAATGCTAATTTACACGAAGATGTTTCGCTAGAGAATGATAAGAAAATAAATGAAGCAATAGACACAGCAAGAGCGCAAAAAGGGCCAGTACACATTAATGCTCCATTTGAAGAGCCTTTGTATGAAACAGTTTCAGAACTTGCCGTAAGTCCAATAATAAATACTTACGTAAAAGAAAACCAGCCAGAAACAATCTCAGATTTAGCTAGCATGGTTGCCGATTGGAACAAATCGACTCGTAAAATGGTACTTGTGGGAGTAAACGAGCCCAATACGATTAATCATGAAATAATTGAAAGATTAGCAAATGAGGAATCAGTAGTTGTTTTAACCGAAACGACATCTAATTTACATCACCCTAATTTTGTAAACAGAATCGATACCTTAATTACACCATTTACGCCAACTGATTTTGATGATTTTCAGCCAGAAATTCTAATCACCTTTGGCGGAATGATTGTTTCAAAACGTATCAAGGCATTTTTACGAAAGTACAAACCAAAACAACATTGGCATATAGATATGCTAAGAGCGTATGATACATTTGGAGCTTCGCCAAATCATATAAAAACAAAACCAAACAATTTCTTTGAAGCTTTTCTGCCTCAAACAAAATCTATTGAAAGTGATTATTTTTCGAAAATTGAAAACACAATTAATTTAAGAAAAGGAAAAGCACAAGAATATTTAGCTAAGATTCCATTTTCAGACTTTAAAGTATTCGAAAAAGTAATCGAATCATTGCCAAAAAACTTTCAGTTGCAAATAAGTAATAGCTCAGCTATTCGTTATGCTCAATTAATAGATATAGATTCATCGATAGAAGTTTTTTGTAATCGAGGCACGAGTGGTATCGATGGAAGTACATCGACAGCAATTGGAGCGGCAGTGGGGAATTCTAAGCCTGCAGTTTTTATTACAGGCGATATTAGTTTCTTGTATGATAGCAATGCTTTATGGAATAGTTATATTCCGAATGACTTTAAAATTATAATTGTAAATAATGGAGGAGGAGGAATCTTCCGTATTTTGCCAGGGCATCAGGAACAGCCAGTATTTAATACTTTCTTTGAAACATCGCATCATTTAACAGCCGAACATATGGCAGGAATGTTCAAAATGAATTATATAAAGGCAGATGATGAAAGCTCTTTACAATTAGGATTAGAATCATTGTACAATACAGAGGGATCGCCAGCAATTTTAGAAATTTTCACACCAACAATTGAAAATGATAAAATATTGCTTCAGTTTTTTAAAGAACTAATATAG